The Deltaproteobacteria bacterium genome includes a window with the following:
- a CDS encoding Hsp20/alpha crystallin family protein, whose translation MAEDMVATSTDVQAGKEGTRAQERYVVPPVDIYETEHGLAVLADLPGVAKEGLNIRVEDGVLTIQGKTTSHAPGSMLHREYELVNYFRQFELSEKVDQTRIGATLKQGVLALDLPTAEAARPRQIQVNVG comes from the coding sequence ATGGCCGAAGACATGGTTGCCACGAGCACTGACGTGCAGGCAGGCAAGGAAGGGACGCGCGCCCAGGAGCGCTACGTGGTTCCCCCGGTGGACATCTACGAGACGGAGCACGGCCTGGCGGTGCTGGCCGACCTTCCGGGAGTGGCCAAGGAAGGCCTCAACATCCGCGTCGAGGATGGTGTTCTGACCATCCAGGGAAAGACGACGTCACACGCGCCGGGATCGATGCTGCACCGGGAATACGAACTGGTGAACTACTTCCGGCAGTTCGAGCTGAGCGAGAAGGTCGATCAGACGCGCATCGGCGCGACCCTGAAACAGGGAGTGCTGGCCCTCGATCTCCCCACCGCGGAAGCGGCGCGGCCGCGGCAGATTCAGGTCAACGTCGGTTGA
- a CDS encoding Hsp20/alpha crystallin family protein, whose product MDALRREIDRAFEDFGLRTSPFRTAFLPGRAGRRYPLVNVYEDKDALYAEALTPGVNPESLNVSVVRNTLTVSGEKQPTVNGVKAEAFHRNERGAGQFKRTVELPVEVDSSGVVANYNDGILRITLPKATEAKPQQIQVNVA is encoded by the coding sequence ATGGACGCGCTTCGTCGCGAGATCGACCGCGCGTTCGAGGACTTCGGCCTGAGGACCTCGCCGTTTCGCACTGCATTCCTGCCGGGAAGGGCAGGGCGGCGCTATCCACTGGTCAACGTCTACGAAGACAAGGACGCGTTGTACGCCGAGGCGCTGACGCCCGGCGTGAATCCCGAGTCGCTCAACGTATCGGTGGTGCGCAACACGCTGACGGTTTCCGGCGAGAAGCAGCCCACGGTCAACGGGGTCAAGGCGGAGGCGTTCCACCGCAACGAGCGTGGCGCGGGCCAGTTCAAGCGCACGGTGGAGTTGCCGGTGGAGGTGGATTCGTCCGGCGTGGTGGCGAACTACAACGACGGCATCCTGCGTATCACGCTGCCGAAGGCGACGGAGGCCAAGCCGCAGCAGATTCAGGTCAACGTCGCATAG